AATGCAGGCTATCCATTTTGTTCATTTTCAAACAGATGTTCTAATTGAAACTCGATGCCGTGACGTTGCAGGAAATCGATATACTCTTCCTGAAACGTCTGTGTCTGGTGATGCTCCTCCTGGTTCTGAATGTATTTCTGAACCGCTTCGACTCGATCCCCACTGACGGTGAATGCGCCATATCCTTTTTGCCATTCGAACCCGCCGATGTTCAACTCGTCATGCATCCATTTCGACGAACCCGATTTGAGGTCTCGAATTACATCCGCTACGGCAAGCGAAGACGACAAATTCGCAAGTAGGTGAACGTGATCTTCAACACCACCGATCTCGATCAGGTTTCCTTTTTTTGCGCGAAGCGTACCGCCCATGTATTTGTAGAGTCGTTCCTGGAACTCGCCCTTGATGGTTCGTTTCCGATACTTGGTTGCGAAAACGATATGGTATGTTAGATGTGTGAAGCTACCCATGGTTCGTTCGCTGTCGCCGCTTCGCGGCTATGTGTTTTTGGGGTTGGTGGTCTGCGGGTTGGCACCCGCAGCTATACGCTGACGTCGCTTCGCGACTAAATGCAGCTGCGACGCACAACGATGTGGAGTCCATTGCGCAGCTGTAGGCTGGCGTTGCTTTGCGAATGAATGCAGCGGCGGCGCACAACGATGTGGGTTCCATTCCGCAGCTATAGGCTGACGTCGCTTCGCGACTAAACACAGCGGTGATGAACAACGATTTGAGTTCGATGATGTTGAGGCTATCGAATGCTTGAAGCTTCGCGGCCTAACGGGGCGCTCGTTCATAGTGCCAATACTTTGTTGCTGTCGCCAAACTGGTCCGTTTCCACGCCCATCTTCTGGGCCATGAGAAGGAGGAGGTTGCTCATGTGGGCATCTGTGTTCGCGGGGCGACTGCAGAGGCGGTAGTGGTCGCCGGGCTTATCGAGAGTGTAGCCGTCGAAGTGGCCTTGGTTGAAATCGATGTGGCTACCGTGCTTCAGGCCGAGGTCCGTGCCGCCGGCGAGCACCAACGGCAGGTTGGCGTTGCCGTGGCTGTGGCCGTAGGACATGCCGCTGCCGAAGAGCGACATGGTTGAGCCGAGCAGCGATTTGCCATTCAGATCCTTGGTTTCCGACAGCCGCGTGAGGAAGTAGCCAAACTGCTCGATGGCGAAGGTGTCGTAGTTGGTCAGCTTCTCCATGTAGCCCTCATCGCCGCCGTGGTGGCTAAGTTGGTGGCGCGATTCGGTAATGCCAATTTCTGGAATGGCAAAAGCATCGCCTTCGCCACCGAGGCTGAAGGTGGCCACGCGGGTGACGTCCGTTTGAAAGGCGAGCACCATGAGGTCATAGACTGTGCGGAAATAATCGCCCGCCTGAGTTTTAGCGACGTCGCGATTGGTGCGTTGGCGATCCGCTGCGGAAATCTTGGGCAAGGGAGTATCAAGCCAGGCATCGGCGCGGCGGGTGCGAATCTCGGCTTCGCGCACGGAGGTCAGGTATTGGTCGAGGCGGCCCTTGTCGGCTGTGCCCATCTTCTGGGACAGCGCGCGCACCTCGGCGAGGTTGTCATCCAGCACGCTGGCCTTGCGGCGAAGGGCCTTCCGTTGGGCGGCAATGCCGCCTTTGGGTTCTTCAAAGAGGGAGGCAAAAATCTGTTTGCAGCGGCGCATGGCGGGAAGCTGAACGCCATCCGGCGTCCAGGCCAGAGAACCGCCGGTGAGCGCGATTTCCATGGAGGAATAGCGTGTGTGCTGGCCGCTGACCTGCGCCATTTGCTGATCCACCGAGATGGAGTTGCGATGCGCCGCGCCGATCTTGGCGCCGGTCAGGAAGATGTCGATGCAGTTGTGGTGATGCCCCAGGCTGCCGGGATGGTGCAGGCCGCTGACCGGCGTGATCACGTTGCGGAATTTCTCCAGAGGCTTGAGCGAACGGGAGAAGGTGTAGTCCTTGCCCGGCTTGGTGATCTGGTAATTCAGTGAATGCACGCCGTTGGCGAGGTACATAAAGGCGCTGCGGCGCGGCGTCTCAGTTTTCTCCTTGGCCTTGAGCGGGATCATGCATTCGAGCATCGGCAGGGCGATACACGTGCCCATGGCGCGGAGGGCGTGGCGGCGGTCGATTAGCCAGGATTGGGTCTGAAGGTTGCTCATGATCTTTTTTCTGGGTTAACGTTTTCGAATTAAATCGGATTGTGCCACGGCGCGGACGATGTCCCTGACGCGGTATTGGTTTTTCTTGGCCTCAGCGGCAATTAAATCGAGGTCATCGCGGTCGTCCACTGTCAGCACGCGGCGCAGCGCGTAGGTGCAAAGGTGCTCGATGAAGGCCCGGGCGATCGTGTCGCGCTCCTCGAGCAGCAGTTGTTTAAACTGAACCGAATCGGCAAACTTCCGGCCATTAGGCATCACACCGGAGGCATCGACTCGGGGATCTTTGCCCACGCCGGTGGGTACGTGCTCGTGGGTGCGCCATTGGCCGATGGCGTCGTATTGATCAAAGGCGAGCCCAAGCGGATCGATAGTGCGATGGCAGGCGGCGCAGTTGGCGTTCTGGGCGTGCGCCTCAATGCGTTGCCGGATGGTAATCTTATTGCCGGTGGGTGGCACGGGCTCGATGGGGTCGACATTGGCCGGCGGCGGCGGCGGGGTTTTGTTGAAAATCGTTTCGCTGATCCAAACACCGCGATGCACTGGGCGATGGCGGGTGCCGTCCGAAGTGAGGCCGAGCACGGCGCCCATCGTCAGTAAACCGCCCCGATGATCCTCGGGCTTGAGCGCCACGCGTTGGAAACCACCGATCTTCGGCTCGGGCAGACCGTAGAAATCGCAGAGCCGGGCGTTGGCCATCGTCCAGTTCGAATCAAGCAGGCTTTCGATGGCGAGGTTCTTGGTGAGCAGTTCGCGGAAATATTCGACCGGCTCATGGCGCATGCTGGTCTCCAGCCAATCGTCGTAGCCGGGGTAGAGTTTCTTGTCCGGCGGGAACATGCCCACGCGATGCAGCTGCAGCCATTGGCGCGAGAAGTCGTCGATGAAACGGTTGATCCGGTCATCCGAGAGCATTCGGTTAACGGTTTGTTTCAGGCCATCGCCTTGAAGGGCGCCTTCTTGGGCGGCGGTGAACAGCGCGTCATCGGGCATGGAACTCCAGAGGAAATAGGAAAGCCGCGAAGCCAGTTCCTGATCCGAGAGCCGCTCGCGGGGTTGGGGGGCGCCTTCCACGAGGTAAATGAAATGGCGGGATGTCAGCACCCCCTGCAAGGCGGTCCGATAGGCGGCGGCCGGTTTCTCGCCGTCCTTGATGGCCGCTTGGTAGGAGCCCAAATAATTCTTCAGCTCCTCCGGTTGCACGGCCCGGCGCCAGGCGCGTTCGGCAAAGCGTTGGAGGTGTTCGG
The genomic region above belongs to Limisphaerales bacterium and contains:
- a CDS encoding DUF1592 domain-containing protein, with amino-acid sequence MRITAAIFLFTLAALSQAAEPFDGFFQKHCIACHGPKKSKGDLRLDQLSRDFKSGVDGQVWAEVVEKINAGEMPPEDEPQPTADEIGKVIGLLDARIREGRAARMAARPAVAHYRLSRQEYQNTVYDLLGVRYDPAKPGELNEDTLWHGYERIGSQLSLSPSHMDRYYRAAEIVLDRAFPATTGEARKVRKTAAELRYGGGQKQQEALNRLGIKRPLRYLLFPGRVQPALSSNWLGKTGPEHSGLYKLRLQASGIRPPGGQPAHLSIGARTSEETVNGLLELDITASEDKPQVYELEVFLEMPTQLHFAVVATDVIDRRGGAAFRNAIASRDAYIFTHSSETLLLNPNAPQMFDDKGNGIFSTVILDWVEWEGPLVTDAEKSRRHGVLPPEEATAEVVAEHLQRFAERAWRRAVQPEELKNYLGSYQAAIKDGEKPAAAYRTALQGVLTSRHFIYLVEGAPQPRERLSDQELASRLSYFLWSSMPDDALFTAAQEGALQGDGLKQTVNRMLSDDRINRFIDDFSRQWLQLHRVGMFPPDKKLYPGYDDWLETSMRHEPVEYFRELLTKNLAIESLLDSNWTMANARLCDFYGLPEPKIGGFQRVALKPEDHRGGLLTMGAVLGLTSDGTRHRPVHRGVWISETIFNKTPPPPPANVDPIEPVPPTGNKITIRQRIEAHAQNANCAACHRTIDPLGLAFDQYDAIGQWRTHEHVPTGVGKDPRVDASGVMPNGRKFADSVQFKQLLLEERDTIARAFIEHLCTYALRRVLTVDDRDDLDLIAAEAKKNQYRVRDIVRAVAQSDLIRKR
- a CDS encoding DUF1552 domain-containing protein; the protein is MSNLQTQSWLIDRRHALRAMGTCIALPMLECMIPLKAKEKTETPRRSAFMYLANGVHSLNYQITKPGKDYTFSRSLKPLEKFRNVITPVSGLHHPGSLGHHHNCIDIFLTGAKIGAAHRNSISVDQQMAQVSGQHTRYSSMEIALTGGSLAWTPDGVQLPAMRRCKQIFASLFEEPKGGIAAQRKALRRKASVLDDNLAEVRALSQKMGTADKGRLDQYLTSVREAEIRTRRADAWLDTPLPKISAADRQRTNRDVAKTQAGDYFRTVYDLMVLAFQTDVTRVATFSLGGEGDAFAIPEIGITESRHQLSHHGGDEGYMEKLTNYDTFAIEQFGYFLTRLSETKDLNGKSLLGSTMSLFGSGMSYGHSHGNANLPLVLAGGTDLGLKHGSHIDFNQGHFDGYTLDKPGDHYRLCSRPANTDAHMSNLLLLMAQKMGVETDQFGDSNKVLAL
- the tnpA gene encoding IS200/IS605 family transposase, translated to MGSFTHLTYHIVFATKYRKRTIKGEFQERLYKYMGGTLRAKKGNLIEIGGVEDHVHLLANLSSSLAVADVIRDLKSGSSKWMHDELNIGGFEWQKGYGAFTVSGDRVEAVQKYIQNQEEHHQTQTFQEEYIDFLQRHGIEFQLEHLFENEQNG